The genomic segment CGCTCCGGCAGCGGACCATGCAACACCCGCAGGATCATCGTCAGGATGTAGACCGCCGCCAGCACCACTCCGAAGGCCGCCAGGATCGTCAGCGCGCGGGCTGCCGTCCCCAGGGCCGTGGATCCGAAAGCGCCCAGCAGGATCAGGAACTCCCCCACGAAGCCGTTGAGGCCGGGCAGCCCCATGGAGGAGAACCCCACCACCATCAGAATCCCACCATACAGCGGCAGCACCTTCCACAGCCCCCCCAGCTCCCGGAAGTCCCGCGTGTGGGTGCGCTCATACAGCATCCCCACCAGCAGGAACAGCCCCCCGGTGCTCAGACCGTGGTTGACCATCTGGAGCAGCGCCGCCTGCACCCCCAGGGGGTTCAGGGCGGAAAGCCCCAGCATCACGAACCCCATATGAGAGACGCTGGAGAAGGCCACCAGGCGCTTGAAGTCCTCCTGGGCGTAAGAGGCCAGGGCCCCGTAGAGGATAGCCACCACCGCCAGGATGGCGATGGGGAGAGCGAGATCCTGAGCCGCGGCCGGGAAGAGCGTGAAGTTCCACCGCAGGAACCCGTAGGCGCCCATCTTCAGCAACAGGGCGGCCAAGATCACCGACCCGGCCGTCGGGGCCTCCACATGGGCGTCCGGGAGCCACGAATGGAAGGGCCACATGGGTACCTTGATGGCGAAGGCCAGCCCGAAGGCCAGAAAGAGCCAGCGCTGGACCTCCGGGGCGAGCAGCGGGGAAAGCCGCACGGCCATCCATTGGGGATCGAAGGTCCCCGTCCCGGTCAGCGGGCGGGAGAGGAGCCAGAGGGCCACGATGGCCACCAGCATGAACACCGAGCCGGCCATCGTGTAGAGGAAGAACTTCACCGCCGCATACACCCGCCGCGGGCCGCCCCAGATCCCGATGAGCAGCGTCATGGGCACCAGGGTGAATTCCCAGAAGATGTAAAACAGCAAGAGGTCCAGGGACAGGAACACCCCCAGCACCCCGGTCTCCAGGGCGAGCATCAACGCCATGTATTCCTTCACCCGCTCCTCGATCGTCCAGGAGGCGGCCAGGGCCAGAGGGAAGATCAGGGCGGTGAGCAGCACCAGCCACAGGCTGATCCCATCCACGCCCACCGTGTAAGAGGCGCCGATGGCGGGTGCCCAGACCCAGCGCTCCACCAGCTGGGGCTCCGGATGGGAGAGATCCAAACGGGCCAGGGCCACCAGGGCCAGCCCTAGGGAGATCAGGCTGAACCCGAGGGCCGTCCACCGGATGGCCCTCGTTCGCTCCCGTGGGAGACCCAGGATCAGCAGGGCCCCGACCAGGGGGGTCATGAGGATCGCCGTCAAGATTGGAAACTCCCGCATCCCCTTTCGCTCCCGAGAGCAGATCGTCCGGTTTTGCCAGGGGGATCCGGCTCCCGCTCAGCGCAGTATGAGCAGCACGTAGAGCAGCAGGAAGACCGCGCCGAAGAGCACGGAGAGACCATACTGCCGCACGTAGCCGCTGCTCCAGCGGCGTGCCCAGGCGGCAGCCACTCCCACCAGGCGGGCCAGGCCGTTCACCGCCCCGTCGATCCCGTAAGGCTCCACCACCGTCGCCACCGCCCACGCCAGCCCCTGGAAGGGGCGGACGAACAGCGCATCGTAGACCTCATCCACGTAGAGCTTGCGGTTCAGGGCGGTGAAGAAGGCGCCGAGGGCCTTCTGCAAGGGATCCTCCACGCCCGCCGGCCAGGCTTGGGGACGGTAGATCGCCCATCCCGCCCCCACCCCCGCCAGGGCAATGAGGGTGGCCAGGGCGGCCTGCTCGGGATGGAAGGTGGGAGGATGCCCTGGCTCCAGCCAGGCGGCGAGCAGGCCCAGGCCGGGGGCGTTGATCCACCCCGCCACGATGGAGAAGAAGGCGAAGATCCCCAGCGGGGCCGTCATCACCGCCGGGCTCTCCTCGGCGTGGGCGGCCTCGGGGCTGCGGGGCGCGCCGGCGAACACCATCCACACCTGACGGGTCATATAGAAGGCGGTGAGGAAGGCTGCGGCGAGCAACAACCCGTAAGCCAGGGCGGACCATCCCGCTGCTCCCCGGAGGGCGTTCAGGATCTCATCCTTGCTCCAGAACCCGGCCAGGGGCGGGATCCCGGCCAGGGCCGCCGCCCCGATCCCATAGGTCCAGGCGGTGGTCGGCATCCGCCGGGCCAGGCCGCCCATGCGACGCATGTCGTTCGGATCGAAGGGACCGGATCCCCCACCGTGATGGTGCGCGTGCTCCAGGGCGTGGATCACCGATCCCGCCCCCAGGAAGAGCAGCGCCTTGAAAAACGCATGGGTGCCCAGGTGGAAGATCGCCGCCGTGGTGGCCCCTGCTCCCGCCGCCGCCACCATATAGCCCAACTGGGAAATGGTGGAGAAAGCCAGAACCCGCTTGATATCGAACTGCCCCGCCGCGATCAGGGCCGCCCACAGGGCCGTGGCCGCCCCCACCACGACCACCACGCCTTGGGTCAGCGGGGCCGCGGCGAAGAGGGGATGGGCGCGGGCGATCAAATAGACGCCTGCGGTGACCATGGTCGCCGCGTGGATCAGGGCGGAGACCGGCGTGGGGCCGGCCATGGCATCGGGCAACCAGACATAGAGGGGGATCTGGGCGCTCTTCCCCGTCACCCCCGCAAAAAGCAACAGCGTGATCAGTGTGAGCAGGCCCGCCTCCACCGTCCCCCGCTCCACCGCCTCAAAGACCGGCCCGTAGCGGAACGTGCCGAAGGTCCAGAAGAGCAGCAGAAGGCCCACCGTGAACCCGAAGTCCCCAATCCGGTTCACGATGAAGGCCTTGCGCCCCGCCCATGCGTTGTAAGGCACCTCGAACCAGAAGCCGATCAGCAGATACGAACAGAGCCCCACCAGCTCCCAGCCCACGAAGAGGAGAAGGAAGTTGTCGGCCAGGACCAGGAGGAGCATCGAGGCCAGGAAGAGGTTGAGGAACATAAAAAAGCGGCGGATGTGGGGATCGCCCGCCATGTAGCCGATGGAGTAGATGTGGATCAGCGTCCCTACCAGGGTCACGATCAGCGCCATCGCGGTGGAGAGGGGATCGAGGCGAAGCCCCACCTCGACCGCGAGCGGCGGGACGGCTGCCCAGCGGTAGAGGGAGACCTCCACCAGACGGGCCTCCGCCGGGCGGGCCAGCAGGGCGGCGAAGACCAGGACCGAGACCCCAAAAGAGGCGGCAGCGGCCGCCGAGGCCACGATCCCGACCGTGCGCTCTCGCGTCGGGCCGGTGGAGACCAAGTTGATCAAGAAGCCCAACAACGGGAAGGCGATGATCAGCCACGACCACCCGAACAGCGCGTCCATCTCCCGTCTCCGCTTCAAAGTGAAAAGGCCGGGTCCGGCCCCAGGATCCTCTCGATCCCGCAGATCTCGTCTCTCAGCCTTTCAGGCTGCGCAGCTCGTCCACATTCGTGGTCTGCCGGGTGCGGAAGATCGCTACCATCAAGGCCAGGCCCACCGCCACCTCAGCCGCAGCCACCGTCAACACGAAGAAGACGGCCATCTGCCCCTCCAGCAGGCCGCGATACCGCGAGGCGGCCACGAAGGCCAAAGCGGCCGCGTTCAGCATCAGCTCCACGCACATAAACACGATCAGGGCGTTCCGCTGGATCAGGAACCCCACCGCCCCGATGCCGAAAAGCAGCGCGCTGAGGGCCAGATAGTGGGTCAGGGTGACCATCCCTCAGCCTCCTGATCGCAGATCCCGGGCCAGCACCACCACCCCGACCATGGCGATGAGCAACAGGATGGAGGTGATCTCGAAAGGAAGCACATGGGTCGTCAACAGCCGCGCTCCGATGGCGGCCGGATCCCCCAGGGGAGCCGGCGGGCTCCCGGCGGGGGCCAGCCCGGCCGGCGCCTGGAGAAAAGCGAACAGCGCCCCCCCGACCAGGACGATCCCCAGACCGACGGCCAGAGGGATCTGGGTGCGCAGACCGATGGCCCCGCCCACCCGCTCCGCCCCGAGCATCATGATCACGAAAAGGAAGAGAACCATCACCGCCCCGGCGTAGACCGCGATCTGCACCATCGCCACGAAGGGGGCGTTCAGGAGCAAATAGAAGATCGCCACGGTGATCAGGTTCAGCACCAGGAACAGGGCGCTGTGCACCGCGTTTCGGGTGAGGACCATCGCCAGAGCGGTGGCCACCGCGACCCCAGCCAGCACATAGAACGAGATCAGCTCCCCCAACGTCGCCTCCCGGGATCGAGATCCGTCGAAAGCAGCGCCGCCTCACACCGGCTCGTTGACCAGCCCCTCCTCCCAGATGGAGCGCGTGCGCAGGGCCGGGTCCGTGGTCCGCTGAGGGGTGCCCGGGACCCCGGGGGGCGGCGGCACCAGCAGCTGCGCCTTGGTCACGATGAACGACTCCCGGGTGTAGCCGGCCGGCGGGATCTTATCCGTCAGCACGATAGCATTGGTCGGGCAGGCGTCCTCACAGTATCCGCAGAAGATGCACCGCAGCAGGTTGATCTCGTAAACGCGGGCGTAGCGCTCCCCCGGCGAGTAGCGCTCCTCGTCGGTGTTCTCCCCCGCCTCCACGTAGATGGCATCGGCCGGGCAGGCTGCGGCGCAGAGGGCGCAGCCGATGCAGCGCTCCAGGCCGTTGCTGTAGCGCCGCAGCTCGTGAACCCCCTTGAAGCGCGTGCGCAGGGGCCGCCGCACCTCTGGGTAAGGATAGGTCACCGGGCCCCGCAGGTTGGTCTGCAGGAACTCCTGCAACGTGGTCAGCAAACCTCGCAACAGCTCCGCCACCATCGGTTCACCTCGCTTCCCGCCTTCCGGCTCATCCGATCAGCGCGATCACCACCGCCGTCCCCATCACGTTGGCCAGCGCCAGGGGCAGAAGCACCTTCCAGCCCAGCCCCATCAGCTGATCGTAGCGGATCCGCGGCAACGTGGCCCGGATCCAGATCAGGAGGAAGAGCAGCAGGATCACCTTAAGGGTAAAGTAAACCACCCCCAGGGCCGGGTAGAGATCCACCCAGGGCCCCAGGTAGCCTCCCAGGAAGAAGGTGGCCATCAGGGCGCTGAAGCCGATCATCTTGACGTATTCGGCCATGAAGAAGAGGGCGAACTTCATGCTGCTGTATTCCGTCAGATAGCCAGCTGTCAGCTCCTGCTCCGCCTCCACCAGGTCAAAGGGAGCCCGCTTGATCTCCGCCAGGCCGGTGAGGAAGAAGATGACCGCCGCCAGGGGTTGATAGAAGATCAACCATCCCCCGCGCTGGAACTCCACGATCCCGCTGACCTGCAACGTGCCCGCGGTCAGCACCACGCTGACGATGGCCAACCCCATCGCCAGCTCGTAGCTGATCATCTGGGCCGCCGCCCGGATGCCCCCCAGCAGCGCGTATTTGTTGTTCGAGGCCCAGCCCGCCAGGGTGACCCCGTAAACGCTGATGGAGGTGATGGCCACGATGTAAAGCACCCCCACGTTCACATCCGTCAGCTGCAGCCGGGTCCGATAGCCCAACAGGGTGAGCTCCGGCCCGAAGGGGATCACGGCGAAGATCATGATGGCCGGCGCCAGGGTGATCAGGGGGGCCAGGACAAACAGGACCCGATCCGCATAAGCCGGGACGAAATCCTCCTTGAAGAACAGCTTGACGGCGTCCGCCAGGGGCTGGAGCAGCCCGTAAGGCCCGGCCCGGTTCGGCCCGATGCGGGCCTGGAAATCCGCCACCAGTTTGCGCTCGGCCAAGGTGAGATAAGCGAAGCCGGTGAGCAAGAGCATCACCAGCACCGCGCTCTTGATGGCCGCCTCAAGCAGAAACGGCCCCATCCCCCACCTCCACGCGCAACGCCACCGGGAGCCCCTCCAGGATGCCCGTCCGCCCAATTCGGGAGGCCGGGGCCAGGATCACCCCAGCCGGAACCGCGGCATCCAGCTCCACCCGGAGGGGGATGCCGCCTCCGTTCACCGGCAGGAGGACCGATTGCCCGTCCCGCAGGCCCAACCGCGCGGCCGTCTCCGGATGCGCCCGCGCCGCCGGCGGGACCATCCGGTTCCGCAGGTGCGGCGTGCGCCCGATCAGCGTCCCCTCGTCGTAAAGCCGGCGGACCGGCACCACGAGCACGGCCTCCTCGGAGGGGATAGTGGGAGCCTTCCAGGCCAGCGGCCAGCGGGCCTGGGGAAGCTCCGCCTCCGTCGGCCAGACCCGGCCTAAGCCCCCGGTGTTCGGCCGCGCCGTCCCACCAAAGTAAAGATCCCGCGACGTGCCCACCGGCGGCCATTGGGGCCGGGTCCAGGCCAGGGCCTCGTAATCCATCCCGGCATAGCGGGGGAGAGCGCGGGCGATCTCATCCATTACGGCCTCCGGGGTGAGGTAGAGCCAGCCCGCACCCAGCCGGCGGGCCAGGGCGGTGAAGATCTCCCAGTCCGCCCGGGCCTCCCCCTGCGCCGGGATGGCCTTGTAGAACCGCTGCACCCGCCGCTCCGCGCTGGTGAACGTGCCATCCCGCTCGGCCCACGATTGGGCCGGGAGCACCACATCGGCAAGGCGGGCCGTCTCGGTGAGGAAGAGATCCTGCACCACCAGGAACCCCGCCCGGGGCATCGGCCGGCCATCCCCCAGGGGATCCGCGCCGACCACGTATAGGAAGGGGACCTCCTCCGGAAGGGGCTGCACGCCGATGAAGTCCAGGGCCCCCTGAGTGTTGCCGTGAGGCCAGAGGGGCAACAGCCCGTTCTGGGCCCGGCCCACATGACCGGTCAACGCCAGCAGATCCGCCGCCAGCCCGACGAGGGCCTCCTCGTCGAAAACCCCCTCTCGCCCGAAGAGGAACACCACGTCCCGCGCCTCCGCCACCGCCCGGGCGAAGGCCTGCAGGGCCTCCCGCGGGACGCCGCTCCGCCGACCGATCTCGTCCAGGGAATACCCCATCACCGCCTTCCGCAGGGCCTCCACCCCGTCCAGGCGGGGCCGCGCCTCGGGGGCGATGCGGTCCTCCTCGAAGAGCACCCGAAGCGCCCCGATGAGCACCAGCGCCTCGGTCCCATATCGATAGCGGAGGATGGGATCCGCATAGCGCTCGGCCTTCTGCGGGCGGCCGCCGGCCACGATCAGCCGGGCCCCGCGGCGCACCGCCCCTCGGACCCGCAGGAACCAGACCGGGGCCTCCTCCTCCAGGTCGCCCGCCATCACCACGATCAGGCTCCCGGGGCCCATCCGTCCGAAGTCCGTGCCCACCCCCACGCCGTAGCGGGCCACCCACTCGGCACCGGTGATCGGCGGGTCCATCGTGATCCAGGAGGAACCCAGCACCTCCGCAAACAGCCGGCGGAACAGGTAGAGATCTTCGTTCGGCAAGCGATCCCCGACGATCCCGGCCGCCCGGGACCCCGCCTGCCGCATGGCCTCCGCCACGCGCGTCAGGGCTTCCTCCCAGGAGACGGGGACCAGCTCCCCGTTCCGCCGCGCCAGGGGCTGGCGGAGGCGGTCCTCCGCGGTGGCGAAGTGATGGACGAAGCGGCCCTTGTCGCAGATCCAGATCTCGTTGACCTCCTCGTGCTGGCGCGGCATCACCCGCAGGATGTCCCATCCGCCCTTGCGGGCCGAGATCCGAACGTCCAGGGTGATGTTGCAACCCACCGGGCAGTGCGGACAGACGCTGGGGATCGGCGTCATCTCCCAGGGCCGGGCGCGGAACCGGAAGTCCGTGGTGGTCAGCGCCCCCACCGGACAGATGTCCGTGGTGTTGCCGGAGAAGTAACTGGCGAAGGGAGGGTCCGAGAACGTGATGATCTCCATTCCCCGCCCGCGGTCCGAGAACCCCAGCACCGGGTCGTCGGCGATCTCCTCCTGGAAGCGGATGCAGCGGCCGCACAGGATGCACCGCTCCCGATCCAGGATGATCAGATCGCCCAGGGGCACCCGCTTCTCCTGGTGCATCTTATCCCAGTAATCGAAGCGGGACTCAGCGGGGCCGTAACGCATCGTGAGGTTCTGGAGGGGACATTCCCCGCCCTTGTCGCAGATCGGACAATCCAGCGGATGGCTGGTGAGCAGGAACTCCAGGACCGCCCGCTGGGCCTCCCGGACCTGGAGGGTGTTCGTCCGCACCACCATGCCCTCGACGACCCGGGTGGTGCAGGCGGTCTGAAGGCGGGGCATCCAGCGCACCACCGGCCGTCCCTCTTCATCCCGGAGGGGCTGCCGGGTGTTCGGGTCCACCTGGATCGTCCCCACTTCCACCAGGCACATCCGGCACATCCCGGCCGGCTCGAGCTTGGGATGGTAACAGAACACCGGAATATCGATCCCGGCCTGCTTGGCCGCGTCCACCACCAGGGTGCCGGCCGGCACCTCGATGGGTCGATCATCGATCAGGATCCGCACCGTTCCGGCCATCCTTCATCCCTCATCAGCGAGTTCGACGCGAAAGGGCATCGCGCCGGGATGTCTGATCATCCCCCGCGTCCTCCAGGACCATCCGGCCTGGAGCGGCGCGCCAGCGCCTCCGCCAGATCGGCGTAGAACCGTCGGAAGTCCTCCGGATCCAGAGGCTTGTGGAGAGGCGGGAGGGCCCGCATCCGTTTCAGTTGCTGATAAATGAAGCCCGCCAGATAGAACTCCCTCAGTCCCGGATCCTTCTGACGAGCCAGGATCAGCAAGTGATCGAAATCCAAATCCGTCTCCCTCAAAATGAAGTAGAGATCGATGAAATCCCGCATCTCGCCACGGCTCATCAGGGCCGTCACCTTGTTGGCCGCGATGTTTTCCAGGGAATCCACCCGTATTCCCTCCCGCTCCATGGGGGAGCCAAACCAGGGTCCGGGATCATACACCAGATCCACCTTGAGGGGTGGCTGATCCCTGGACTCGAAGAGGAAGGCGCGACAGAAAAAGGGCGAGCGGCGCTCGAGATCCACCGTCAGCCCTTCCCGGCGGGCGATGTCGCTCACCCCACGCTCCACATCCTGCATATCCTCCGGGTTCGGCGTGAAAAGATCCAGATCCTCGCTGATCCGATGGAACAGGTAGAAGGCAGCCAGCGCGGTCCCACCGGTCAGCACGAACCCCCGGGAGAGGGGCATGGCGA from the Thermoflexus hugenholtzii JAD2 genome contains:
- a CDS encoding complex I subunit 4 family protein — protein: MREFPILTAILMTPLVGALLILGLPRERTRAIRWTALGFSLISLGLALVALARLDLSHPEPQLVERWVWAPAIGASYTVGVDGISLWLVLLTALIFPLALAASWTIEERVKEYMALMLALETGVLGVFLSLDLLLFYIFWEFTLVPMTLLIGIWGGPRRVYAAVKFFLYTMAGSVFMLVAIVALWLLSRPLTGTGTFDPQWMAVRLSPLLAPEVQRWLFLAFGLAFAIKVPMWPFHSWLPDAHVEAPTAGSVILAALLLKMGAYGFLRWNFTLFPAAAQDLALPIAILAVVAILYGALASYAQEDFKRLVAFSSVSHMGFVMLGLSALNPLGVQAALLQMVNHGLSTGGLFLLVGMLYERTHTRDFRELGGLWKVLPLYGGILMVVGFSSMGLPGLNGFVGEFLILLGAFGSTALGTAARALTILAAFGVVLAAVYILTMILRVLHGPLPERWQGLPDLSGRELAIMAPLLALIVFIGLYPHPFFAAMQASVQQTLAALAGAALAMR
- the nuoL gene encoding NADH-quinone oxidoreductase subunit L, yielding MDALFGWSWLIIAFPLLGFLINLVSTGPTRERTVGIVASAAAAASFGVSVLVFAALLARPAEARLVEVSLYRWAAVPPLAVEVGLRLDPLSTAMALIVTLVGTLIHIYSIGYMAGDPHIRRFFMFLNLFLASMLLLVLADNFLLLFVGWELVGLCSYLLIGFWFEVPYNAWAGRKAFIVNRIGDFGFTVGLLLLFWTFGTFRYGPVFEAVERGTVEAGLLTLITLLLFAGVTGKSAQIPLYVWLPDAMAGPTPVSALIHAATMVTAGVYLIARAHPLFAAAPLTQGVVVVVGAATALWAALIAAGQFDIKRVLAFSTISQLGYMVAAAGAGATTAAIFHLGTHAFFKALLFLGAGSVIHALEHAHHHGGGSGPFDPNDMRRMGGLARRMPTTAWTYGIGAAALAGIPPLAGFWSKDEILNALRGAAGWSALAYGLLLAAAFLTAFYMTRQVWMVFAGAPRSPEAAHAEESPAVMTAPLGIFAFFSIVAGWINAPGLGLLAAWLEPGHPPTFHPEQAALATLIALAGVGAGWAIYRPQAWPAGVEDPLQKALGAFFTALNRKLYVDEVYDALFVRPFQGLAWAVATVVEPYGIDGAVNGLARLVGVAAAWARRWSSGYVRQYGLSVLFGAVFLLLYVLLILR
- the nuoK gene encoding NADH-quinone oxidoreductase subunit NuoK, encoding MVTLTHYLALSALLFGIGAVGFLIQRNALIVFMCVELMLNAAALAFVAASRYRGLLEGQMAVFFVLTVAAAEVAVGLALMVAIFRTRQTTNVDELRSLKG
- a CDS encoding NADH-quinone oxidoreductase subunit J encodes the protein MGELISFYVLAGVAVATALAMVLTRNAVHSALFLVLNLITVAIFYLLLNAPFVAMVQIAVYAGAVMVLFLFVIMMLGAERVGGAIGLRTQIPLAVGLGIVLVGGALFAFLQAPAGLAPAGSPPAPLGDPAAIGARLLTTHVLPFEITSILLLIAMVGVVVLARDLRSGG
- the nuoI gene encoding NADH-quinone oxidoreductase subunit NuoI; this translates as MVAELLRGLLTTLQEFLQTNLRGPVTYPYPEVRRPLRTRFKGVHELRRYSNGLERCIGCALCAAACPADAIYVEAGENTDEERYSPGERYARVYEINLLRCIFCGYCEDACPTNAIVLTDKIPPAGYTRESFIVTKAQLLVPPPPGVPGTPQRTTDPALRTRSIWEEGLVNEPV
- the nuoH gene encoding NADH-quinone oxidoreductase subunit NuoH; its protein translation is MGPFLLEAAIKSAVLVMLLLTGFAYLTLAERKLVADFQARIGPNRAGPYGLLQPLADAVKLFFKEDFVPAYADRVLFVLAPLITLAPAIMIFAVIPFGPELTLLGYRTRLQLTDVNVGVLYIVAITSISVYGVTLAGWASNNKYALLGGIRAAAQMISYELAMGLAIVSVVLTAGTLQVSGIVEFQRGGWLIFYQPLAAVIFFLTGLAEIKRAPFDLVEAEQELTAGYLTEYSSMKFALFFMAEYVKMIGFSALMATFFLGGYLGPWVDLYPALGVVYFTLKVILLLFLLIWIRATLPRIRYDQLMGLGWKVLLPLALANVMGTAVVIALIG
- the nuoG gene encoding NADH-quinone oxidoreductase subunit NuoG; amino-acid sequence: MAGTVRILIDDRPIEVPAGTLVVDAAKQAGIDIPVFCYHPKLEPAGMCRMCLVEVGTIQVDPNTRQPLRDEEGRPVVRWMPRLQTACTTRVVEGMVVRTNTLQVREAQRAVLEFLLTSHPLDCPICDKGGECPLQNLTMRYGPAESRFDYWDKMHQEKRVPLGDLIILDRERCILCGRCIRFQEEIADDPVLGFSDRGRGMEIITFSDPPFASYFSGNTTDICPVGALTTTDFRFRARPWEMTPIPSVCPHCPVGCNITLDVRISARKGGWDILRVMPRQHEEVNEIWICDKGRFVHHFATAEDRLRQPLARRNGELVPVSWEEALTRVAEAMRQAGSRAAGIVGDRLPNEDLYLFRRLFAEVLGSSWITMDPPITGAEWVARYGVGVGTDFGRMGPGSLIVVMAGDLEEEAPVWFLRVRGAVRRGARLIVAGGRPQKAERYADPILRYRYGTEALVLIGALRVLFEEDRIAPEARPRLDGVEALRKAVMGYSLDEIGRRSGVPREALQAFARAVAEARDVVFLFGREGVFDEEALVGLAADLLALTGHVGRAQNGLLPLWPHGNTQGALDFIGVQPLPEEVPFLYVVGADPLGDGRPMPRAGFLVVQDLFLTETARLADVVLPAQSWAERDGTFTSAERRVQRFYKAIPAQGEARADWEIFTALARRLGAGWLYLTPEAVMDEIARALPRYAGMDYEALAWTRPQWPPVGTSRDLYFGGTARPNTGGLGRVWPTEAELPQARWPLAWKAPTIPSEEAVLVVPVRRLYDEGTLIGRTPHLRNRMVPPAARAHPETAARLGLRDGQSVLLPVNGGGIPLRVELDAAVPAGVILAPASRIGRTGILEGLPVALRVEVGDGAVSA
- a CDS encoding nucleotidyl transferase AbiEii/AbiGii toxin family protein yields the protein MLKAFFAMPLSRGFVLTGGTALAAFYLFHRISEDLDLFTPNPEDMQDVERGVSDIARREGLTVDLERRSPFFCRAFLFESRDQPPLKVDLVYDPGPWFGSPMEREGIRVDSLENIAANKVTALMSRGEMRDFIDLYFILRETDLDFDHLLILARQKDPGLREFYLAGFIYQQLKRMRALPPLHKPLDPEDFRRFYADLAEALARRSRPDGPGGRGG